A single Harpia harpyja isolate bHarHar1 chromosome 6, bHarHar1 primary haplotype, whole genome shotgun sequence DNA region contains:
- the CHRM2 gene encoding muscarinic acetylcholine receptor M2 isoform X1, producing MNNSTYINSSTENVMALESPYKTVEVVFIVLVAGSLSLVTIIGNILVMVSIKVNRHLQTVNNYFLFSLACADLIIGIFSMNLYTLYTVIGYWPLGPVVCDLWLALDYVVSNASVMNLLIISFDRYFCVTKPLTYPVKRTTKMAGMMIAAAWVLSFILWAPAILFWQFIVGGRTVPDGDCYIQFFSNAAVTFGTAIAAFYLPVIIMTVLYWQISRASKSRIKKGKKEAAQNQDTVSPSLVQGKIVKPNNNNIPTSGDGLEHSKIQNGKTTGETVTENCVQGEEKETSNDSTSVSVVASNVKEDEAAKDANQASASQDHLKVENSKLTCIRIVTKSQKGDCCAPTNTTVEIVGTNGEEKQNSVARKIVKMTKQPAKKKPPPSREKKVTRTILAILLAFIITWTPYNVMVLINSFCTSCIPGTVWTIGYWLCYINSTINPACYALCNATFKKTFKHLLMCHYKNIGATRFHFPSE from the coding sequence ATGAATAACTCAACATACATAAACTCCTCCACTGAAAATGTGATGGCTTTGGAGAGCCCCTATAAAACTGTTGAGGTGGTCTTCATTGTCCTGGTAGCAGGGTCTCTCAGTCTAGTCACCATAATTGGGAACATCCTGGTCATGGTGTCAATCAAAGTCAACAGGCACCTACAGACTGTCAACAACTATTTCCTGTTCAGCTTGGCCTGCGCTGACTTGATCATCGGCATCTTTTCAATGAACCTATACACCCTCTACACTGTGATAGGCTACTGGCCCTTAGGGCCTGTGGTGTGCGACCTCTGGCTGGCTCTAGACTATGTGGTCAGCAACGCCTCTGTAATGAACCTCCTCATTATCAGCTTTGACAGATACTTTTGTGTCACCAAGCCTCTGACGTATCCTGTAAAGCGGACCACTAAGATGGCAGGCATGATGATCGCAGCTGCGTGGGTGCTGTCCTTCATCCTGTGGGCCCCTGCAATTCTCTTCTGGCAGTTCATTGTGGGAGGAAGGACTGTCCCAGACGGGGATTGCTACATCCAGTTTTTTTCCAACGCTGCTGTCACTTTTGGCACTGCCATTGCAGCCTTCTATTTGCCTGTTATCATCATGACTGTCCTTTACTGGCAAATCTCTCGAGCCAGTAAGAGTCGgataaagaaagggaaaaaggaagctGCCCAAAACCAAGATACAGTTTCCCCCAGCCTTGTCCAAGGTAAAATAGTGAAACCAAACAATAACAACATCCCAACCAGTGGGGATGGGTTGGAGCACAGCAAAATTCAGAATGGAAAAACGACCGGAGAGACTGTGACGGAGAACTGTGTtcaaggggaggagaaggagaccTCCAACGACTCCACCTCTGTCAGCGTGGTTGCTTCCAACGTGAAAGAGGATGAAGCTGCCAAAGATGCCAACCAGGCTTCTGCCTCCCAAGACCATCTCAAAGTGGAGAACTCCAAGCTGACATGCATCAGGATAGTCACCAAGTCCCAAAAGGGTGACTGCTGTGCCCCTACCAACACTACTGTGGAGATTGTAGGCACCAACGGGGAGGAGAAGCAGAATAGTGTAGCCCGGAAAATCGTCAAGATGACAAAGCAGCCAGCCAAAAAGAAACCACCTCCTTCTAGAGAGAAAAAAGTGACAAGGACTATTTTGGCCATCCTCCTGGCCTTCATCATCACCTGGACCCCATACAACGTGATGGTGCTCATCAACAGCTTCTGCACATCCTGCATCCCTGGCACTGTATGGACCATAGGTTATTGGCTCTGTTATATCAACAGCACCATCAACCCTGCCTGTTATGCGCTCTGCAACGCTACTTTCAAGAAGACCTTTAAGCACCTTCTTATGTGTCATTACAAGAATATAGGAGCTACAag
- the CHRM2 gene encoding muscarinic acetylcholine receptor M2 isoform X2, whose product MNNSTYINSSTENVMALESPYKTVEVVFIVLVAGSLSLVTIIGNILVMVSIKVNRHLQTVNNYFLFSLACADLIIGIFSMNLYTLYTVIGYWPLGPVVCDLWLALDYVVSNASVMNLLIISFDRYFCVTKPLTYPVKRTTKMAGMMIAAAWVLSFILWAPAILFWQFIVGGRTVPDGDCYIQFFSNAAVTFGTAIAAFYLPVIIMTVLYWQISRASKSRIKKGKKEAAQNQDTVSPSLVQGKIVKPNNNNIPTSGDGLEHSKIQNGKTTGETVTENCVQGEEKETSNDSTSVSVVASNVKEDEAAKDANQASASQDHLKVENSKLTCIRIVTKSQKGDCCAPTNTTVEIVGTNGEEKQNSVARKIVKMTKQPAKKKPPPSREKKVTRTILAILLAFIITWTPYNVMVLINSFCTSCIPGTVWTIGYWLCYINSTINPACYALCNATFKKTFKHLLMCHYKNIGATR is encoded by the coding sequence ATGAATAACTCAACATACATAAACTCCTCCACTGAAAATGTGATGGCTTTGGAGAGCCCCTATAAAACTGTTGAGGTGGTCTTCATTGTCCTGGTAGCAGGGTCTCTCAGTCTAGTCACCATAATTGGGAACATCCTGGTCATGGTGTCAATCAAAGTCAACAGGCACCTACAGACTGTCAACAACTATTTCCTGTTCAGCTTGGCCTGCGCTGACTTGATCATCGGCATCTTTTCAATGAACCTATACACCCTCTACACTGTGATAGGCTACTGGCCCTTAGGGCCTGTGGTGTGCGACCTCTGGCTGGCTCTAGACTATGTGGTCAGCAACGCCTCTGTAATGAACCTCCTCATTATCAGCTTTGACAGATACTTTTGTGTCACCAAGCCTCTGACGTATCCTGTAAAGCGGACCACTAAGATGGCAGGCATGATGATCGCAGCTGCGTGGGTGCTGTCCTTCATCCTGTGGGCCCCTGCAATTCTCTTCTGGCAGTTCATTGTGGGAGGAAGGACTGTCCCAGACGGGGATTGCTACATCCAGTTTTTTTCCAACGCTGCTGTCACTTTTGGCACTGCCATTGCAGCCTTCTATTTGCCTGTTATCATCATGACTGTCCTTTACTGGCAAATCTCTCGAGCCAGTAAGAGTCGgataaagaaagggaaaaaggaagctGCCCAAAACCAAGATACAGTTTCCCCCAGCCTTGTCCAAGGTAAAATAGTGAAACCAAACAATAACAACATCCCAACCAGTGGGGATGGGTTGGAGCACAGCAAAATTCAGAATGGAAAAACGACCGGAGAGACTGTGACGGAGAACTGTGTtcaaggggaggagaaggagaccTCCAACGACTCCACCTCTGTCAGCGTGGTTGCTTCCAACGTGAAAGAGGATGAAGCTGCCAAAGATGCCAACCAGGCTTCTGCCTCCCAAGACCATCTCAAAGTGGAGAACTCCAAGCTGACATGCATCAGGATAGTCACCAAGTCCCAAAAGGGTGACTGCTGTGCCCCTACCAACACTACTGTGGAGATTGTAGGCACCAACGGGGAGGAGAAGCAGAATAGTGTAGCCCGGAAAATCGTCAAGATGACAAAGCAGCCAGCCAAAAAGAAACCACCTCCTTCTAGAGAGAAAAAAGTGACAAGGACTATTTTGGCCATCCTCCTGGCCTTCATCATCACCTGGACCCCATACAACGTGATGGTGCTCATCAACAGCTTCTGCACATCCTGCATCCCTGGCACTGTATGGACCATAGGTTATTGGCTCTGTTATATCAACAGCACCATCAACCCTGCCTGTTATGCGCTCTGCAACGCTACTTTCAAGAAGACCTTTAAGCACCTTCTTATGTGTCATTACAAGAATATAGGAGCTACAaggtaa